The DNA region ATCTCGCCGGGTGCACCGACGAATCATACAGAGATGGGAGCTGTCCTGACAAGTATGGTATCGACCAGCCGTGGATCGCTTTGACGGTTTGCGATGACAGCGGTGGTGATTGGGCTCCGTGTCCTCAGGAGGGAAGCCCGACTACGCTGCAGAATGGTGCTTATTGCAGCTGTACTGATGCTGCGTCGACGACTGTCGCCATCAACAATTCGCCACGGCTGGCGGATATTGCTAGGTTGCCGCAGACGACTGGGGGGACTGTTTCATTCTTTCCGGGGAATGAGCCGACAAATACATCTCCTCCGGCTCAAACGACCGGTGGGGGGAATGGTGGAGGTCAGTCCAGTTCCCAATCGCAATCCCCATCGCAATCGCAACCACAACCAGGAACAACAGGCCAACCGCCAAATACAGGATCATCAaataccagcagcagcccgaTACCATCAGAGACAGGCTCACCAGGTTCAGATTCGGGAACGGGCTCGGACTCTGGCTCGGACCCaaccggtggtggtggcgggagcTCTTCTTCAGGCGGCGGCCTGAACTCTGGCGCCAAGATCGGCATTGGCATAGGAGCTGCCATAGGAGGGCTCATACTGATTGCTACTCTGCTCACCCTCTGGCACTACAACCGAAAGAACCGCCGATCTGTCTCTGGTGCCGCCGGGATTGAAGAAGGCGGGGAAAAGCCAAAAAAGGCATTCGCGCCTGTCCCGTCCCCTCGTGCATCCGAAGCTGACTCCAACCCTGTCTCGGAAGCGGACGGAAAAGCGGTGACACGGCCCTGGAGCATGAGAAGTGAGCTTGAAGGGAATAATACTGCTGCTTCCGCGGCAGGGAAGAAAGCGCCAACGGCGAATGGAAATCAAAAGGTTAATACTGATGGGGCAGCACGtccgggggtgggggagttggatgGGAGAGAGGTGCAGGAGCTTCCACCGCACCACGATCTGAGTCCGGTGGCAGAGCTTCCTGGGAGCGAGGCGTGGGCCCAGGCCccgggaggggggagggggagggtatGATGCGGGCTGAGATGGGACATTTTCTTGCTATGGTTGAGTTGGTCCGGCAGGCAATTTTCACGCGGTTGGTGGACTGATTGAGGGGGTACATATATTGGGGCCTTGGCTGATGTTACTTTATACCAGATGGGTGTTCATGGGGGATTTACATAATTCTAATAGCAAAAGGCTTGTACTTTGGTCTGTGTAACGTTTGGTTAAACGTGGTTGCACATGCTGTTGTGTGaccacatcaaccacctGGATGGAGTGGTATTGGTCAATAGAAGGGGGTGACTGCAGAGCTTATTCTCTTGGCTTGGGTCTTGGCTTCGGTTTTCTATCACCGAGAGGAGTCGGACGCGGTAGGTTGGTGCAGGAGAGGCATGTTACCATGTAGAGGATTGGGGACAGGCCGCATTGTCTGAGGACCAGTTTCTCCcggggggatgggttgggtcAAGTTTAAGTTGAGGTGGCCTCCCTTTCTTGGGGATGGTTGGGTTCGAGCAGCCGCACCCGTTCAAAGAGGCACACCACCACTTATCCGTCATGACCAAGCTGTACcgatctgctgctgctctcgttctgtccctccctctcttggGTCtgggacagcagcaggcggcggCACCTGATCCATGGGCGTTCACCCACTCGAACCAGGAAAAGGCCATTGTCTTGTCTCATACCGGCGGCTTCAACATTGGCAGCAAGATCGTGGCCGACCCTCGACGTCCAGGCCAGACAATAACCTGTGATCACGGGTATTTCGTACGTCCCCCCATTCTCGTTTTCTTTCCCGCCCATTTCCGCTGACCTTTTCCCCCAGGAATACTTCATTCCCCTCCACTCACCCCCCCAAGGCCACCTCCGCCGGACAacctccctcgtcctctggcactcctcctccacccaaacCTTCCAAAACCGCTGGGACGGCGGGCCCGGGTTCaaagacctcctcctccgcctaGGCTACCCCGTCTACCTCTTCGAAGCCCCCCGCCTCGGCCGCGCAAACTGGGCTTGCAAACCCCACCGCTACGACGTCACCTACCGCGACCAGGACAACTTCCTCGCCTGGA from Podospora pseudocomata strain CBS 415.72m chromosome 3, whole genome shotgun sequence includes:
- a CDS encoding hypothetical protein (EggNog:ENOG503P7T8) encodes the protein MGDIYISNGTCYGSAGNELDRSFIPCGNAAFGPVTCCGAGDVCLSNNACFGVHGTPGSYGADLTYLAGCTDESYRDGSCPDKYGIDQPWIALTVCDDSGGDWAPCPQEGSPTTLQNGAYCSCTDAASTTVAINNSPRLADIARLPQTTGGTVSFFPGNEPTNTSPPAQTTGGGNGGGSSNTSSSPIPSETGSPGSDSGTGSDSGSDPTGGGGGSSSSGGGLNSGAKIGIGIGAAIGGLILIATLLTLWHYNRKNRRSVSGAAGIEEGGEKPKKAFAPVPSPRASEADSNPVSEADGKAVTRPWSMRSELEGNNTAASAAGKKAPTANGNQKVNTDGAARPGVGELDGREVQELPPHHDLSPVAELPGSEAWAQAPGGGRGRV